Proteins encoded in a region of the Bacillus clarus genome:
- a CDS encoding lysozyme family protein: MTLIGGMEGNKKQGNITYPQGGIGTANVSAEVLKWEPTIRKYAQQFGVEAFVPLMLSQMMQESGGRGLDPMQSSEGAYNTKYCKGPNCITDPDYSIWAGVQEFKHAIERAGVTGPGDMDHIKTALQAYNFGTGFFDFIANHGGKYTKELAIQFSAEQYQKVKHTGMYRCVRSEMIPYGACYGDALYVDAVLKYYTPGVPVNGGGGAVGGGSSGSQVADVGRQWIGRSTYVFGGGRNTNDIARGIFDCSSFVRWAFEQVGMNVSPMGAVSTETLNKIGTQISPMEMKAGDVIFFDTYKHDGHVGLVIDQNTFIGCQTNKGVSIETLSNPYWSKVFKGHVRRF; this comes from the coding sequence ATGACACTCATCGGTGGTATGGAGGGAAATAAAAAACAAGGGAATATTACATACCCACAAGGTGGTATAGGGACGGCGAATGTTTCGGCTGAAGTGTTGAAATGGGAACCTACGATTCGGAAGTATGCCCAGCAATTCGGCGTCGAGGCGTTCGTCCCGTTAATGCTTAGTCAAATGATGCAGGAGAGTGGCGGACGAGGACTCGATCCGATGCAAAGTTCCGAAGGAGCTTACAATACAAAGTATTGTAAAGGGCCCAATTGTATTACGGATCCAGACTACTCCATTTGGGCTGGTGTTCAAGAATTTAAGCACGCAATTGAACGAGCGGGCGTCACGGGACCGGGTGATATGGATCATATTAAAACAGCTTTACAGGCTTACAATTTCGGGACAGGATTTTTTGATTTTATTGCCAATCATGGTGGTAAATACACAAAAGAATTAGCCATTCAATTCTCCGCAGAGCAATATCAAAAGGTAAAACATACAGGCATGTATCGTTGTGTAAGATCAGAGATGATACCATACGGGGCATGTTATGGCGACGCGCTCTATGTTGATGCCGTGCTGAAATATTATACACCTGGTGTGCCTGTTAACGGTGGTGGAGGTGCCGTAGGAGGCGGTTCTTCCGGCTCACAAGTTGCCGATGTGGGGCGTCAATGGATAGGACGTTCTACTTATGTATTTGGTGGTGGTCGTAACACAAATGACATTGCAAGAGGCATTTTTGATTGTAGTAGTTTTGTACGCTGGGCATTCGAACAGGTAGGAATGAATGTAAGTCCAATGGGAGCTGTAAGTACAGAAACCTTGAATAAAATTGGTACACAAATTTCACCAATGGAAATGAAAGCTGGCGATGTTATTTTCTTTGATACGTATAAACATGATGGTCATGTTGGACTTGTAATTGATCAGAATACTTTCATTGGCTGTCAAACAAATAAAGGAGTTTCAATCGAAACTTTATCAAATCCATACTGGAGTAAAGTATTTAAAGGTCATGTGAGAAGGTTCTAA
- a CDS encoding DUF5592 family protein, producing MANYNIPKEIRTELKINKALFLFDLLFIIGLVVFTMTTKPLIHPMFQIPYYIFMLIVGVLLIVRPNTNPQKRMFEVLFIMLARKRSTYCAIDQEQD from the coding sequence ATGGCAAATTATAATATCCCGAAAGAAATACGAACGGAATTAAAGATTAACAAAGCATTATTTTTATTTGATTTACTCTTTATTATTGGACTTGTGGTTTTCACCATGACAACGAAGCCTTTGATTCATCCCATGTTTCAAATTCCATATTATATTTTTATGTTGATAGTAGGAGTCCTTTTAATTGTCCGACCCAATACAAATCCTCAGAAACGGATGTTTGAGGTACTGTTTATTATGTTAGCTAGAAAACGTTCTACGTATTGTGCAATTGATCAGGAACAAGATTAA
- a CDS encoding VirD4-like conjugal transfer protein, CD1115 family, with the protein MSTFLFSGIFLIANFLGNIIVEVVKTTFSDLLHPKPFHIGIEDLYTFEHPPFLYLILFLIASLCTLQFTYKIRSSFKDLNHNQKDSSRFATLDEVKQQYRAIPDKTERYEGKGGVVISRYDVISCKAILKQAKKVMDTKGMEKWQEIKKIKDSAKAGRLLIDDGAVSNLIIGTTRSGKGETFVFPTLDAYSRAKLQPSIIINDPKAEILAASKKTFEKRGYHIEVLNLINPLESMSYNLLQLIKDAYKQGDTATAQTLCNTLSFSLYYNPNVKDPFWNNSAMSLCNALILAVIDKCIQEKTEDKISMYAVANMLSELGSKEIVIDAQGNTQNVLDIYFEMLPAESVAKMQYATSSFAKGGTTRGSIFSTTMSKLSIFTFDGIAKMTSRNSIDLKRIGFGKSLQGKGTPRVRVQIIFPDGSKESVKTDTEGRFELNFQQSVKKGQRIHVMESKTKKKTIIEVQTVNRDTGETTFKVVEKQDGLQIDNIVIFEKPIAVFMIVPDYDSSNHVIASIFIRQLYFVLSKYAGLARGGKCHREVVFLLDEFGNMPAIDDMGNIVTVCLGRNIRFNLIVQALPQLKMKYGDASTTIQDNCGNQIYIQSGNKETAKEISEKLGNQTINSLSRSGKGLSIDKSKTEGIDTKPLLTPTELMRFQEGESAVIRFMKRRDNKFEKIEPFPILNRGKTVMKYRWEYLGDDFDTDQSILDIDIRSLHEYVNPRDLIIDFFPKQEEEPKSNVLVSEPKPKPVPIPSEEVPEEPQFADIDEDIEVPEEAYASEPVSVYESELSSPFEPLTLENWKHKTAEEFFETHRSIWNIIEKQCMRQWNKSLADIQASTMENFIDELKILVTTGEIDKNIYRLINGKYGEVMDSLLEKEGVKEEV; encoded by the coding sequence ATGAGTACTTTTTTATTTAGTGGAATCTTTCTTATCGCAAATTTTCTAGGAAACATCATCGTAGAAGTAGTGAAAACAACTTTTTCAGATTTATTACATCCAAAACCTTTTCATATTGGAATAGAGGATTTATATACCTTTGAACACCCTCCTTTTCTCTATCTGATATTATTCCTAATCGCAAGTTTATGTACATTGCAATTCACGTACAAAATCCGTTCAAGCTTTAAAGATTTGAATCACAATCAAAAAGATTCCTCTCGCTTCGCGACATTAGATGAAGTCAAACAGCAGTACCGTGCAATTCCAGATAAAACAGAGAGATATGAGGGAAAAGGTGGCGTTGTCATTTCCAGGTATGATGTGATTTCATGTAAAGCCATTTTAAAACAAGCGAAAAAGGTTATGGATACAAAAGGGATGGAGAAATGGCAAGAAATCAAAAAAATAAAAGATAGTGCAAAGGCAGGACGCTTATTAATTGATGATGGTGCAGTCAGTAACCTAATCATTGGTACAACAAGATCTGGTAAAGGGGAAACGTTTGTGTTCCCAACACTTGATGCATATTCCCGTGCGAAACTACAACCGTCTATTATCATCAATGATCCAAAGGCTGAAATTTTGGCGGCTTCTAAAAAAACATTTGAAAAACGTGGGTACCATATTGAAGTTTTAAATTTAATTAACCCGTTAGAGTCCATGAGCTATAACTTGCTTCAGCTTATCAAAGACGCCTATAAACAAGGTGATACAGCAACGGCGCAGACACTCTGTAATACATTATCATTTTCACTTTACTACAATCCAAATGTAAAGGATCCTTTCTGGAATAACAGTGCGATGAGTTTATGTAATGCATTAATCTTAGCGGTTATAGATAAATGTATCCAGGAAAAGACAGAGGATAAAATTTCGATGTATGCAGTCGCAAACATGTTATCGGAGCTTGGTTCCAAAGAAATTGTGATTGATGCACAAGGAAATACACAAAATGTATTAGATATATATTTTGAAATGCTTCCGGCTGAGAGTGTTGCGAAGATGCAATATGCAACTTCTAGCTTCGCAAAAGGCGGGACAACACGAGGAAGTATTTTTAGTACCACAATGAGTAAATTGTCCATCTTTACTTTTGATGGCATTGCAAAAATGACGTCCCGTAATAGTATCGACTTAAAACGAATTGGCTTTGGGAAAAGCTTGCAAGGAAAAGGAACACCAAGGGTTCGTGTGCAAATTATCTTTCCAGATGGATCGAAAGAAAGTGTCAAAACAGATACAGAAGGGCGTTTTGAACTTAATTTCCAGCAAAGTGTAAAAAAAGGTCAGCGTATTCATGTGATGGAAAGCAAAACAAAGAAGAAAACGATTATAGAAGTTCAAACAGTTAATAGAGATACAGGTGAAACAACATTCAAAGTTGTTGAGAAACAAGATGGATTACAAATTGATAACATTGTCATATTTGAAAAGCCAATAGCGGTCTTTATGATTGTTCCAGACTATGATTCTAGTAATCATGTGATTGCTTCTATTTTTATTAGACAGTTATATTTTGTACTCTCCAAGTATGCTGGTTTAGCTCGTGGTGGGAAGTGTCATAGAGAAGTAGTGTTTTTATTGGATGAATTTGGAAATATGCCAGCGATTGATGATATGGGGAATATTGTTACGGTTTGTTTAGGACGAAATATTCGTTTTAACCTGATTGTGCAAGCTCTTCCACAGTTAAAAATGAAATATGGAGATGCAAGTACAACCATTCAAGACAATTGCGGGAATCAAATTTATATTCAATCTGGTAATAAAGAAACCGCAAAAGAAATATCCGAAAAGTTAGGGAATCAAACAATCAATTCTTTATCTCGAAGTGGGAAAGGGTTGTCGATTGATAAGAGCAAAACGGAAGGAATAGATACAAAACCATTATTAACACCAACTGAGTTAATGAGATTCCAAGAAGGGGAAAGTGCAGTGATACGCTTTATGAAGCGTCGGGATAATAAGTTTGAAAAGATAGAGCCTTTCCCGATTCTGAACCGAGGAAAAACGGTTATGAAATATCGCTGGGAATACTTAGGGGACGACTTTGATACAGATCAATCCATTTTAGATATCGATATTCGTTCTTTACATGAATATGTGAATCCAAGGGATCTCATTATTGATTTCTTCCCAAAACAAGAAGAGGAACCAAAATCAAATGTATTAGTATCTGAACCAAAACCAAAACCAGTGCCTATTCCTTCAGAAGAGGTTCCGGAGGAGCCACAATTTGCGGATATTGATGAGGATATTGAGGTTCCTGAAGAAGCGTATGCATCAGAACCGGTTTCAGTGTACGAATCAGAACTGTCTAGTCCATTTGAACCACTTACCTTAGAAAATTGGAAGCACAAAACAGCAGAAGAATTTTTTGAAACACATCGTTCTATTTGGAACATCATTGAAAAACAATGTATGAGGCAATGGAACAAATCACTAGCGGATATTCAAGCAAGTACAATGGAAAACTTTATTGATGAGCTGAAGATATTAGTGACAACAGGAGAAATTGATAAGAATATTTATCGGTTGATTAACGGGAAATATGGTGAAGTTATGGATAGTTTACTAGAAAAAGAAGGTGTGAAGGAGGAAGTATGA
- a CDS encoding pLS20_p028 family conjugation system transmembrane protein, with product MNDEKVLEILKTFSEYLEIGGFTNYILRSIGWMIILGLSYLVDALEGITDKILLVKTLFASEEVQSFVRDFQPVLYVLFAFSLIYIGYTLIFNRKTNREQIAVNIFISMGVIVLLSTAMMQADKFTDKAIKAVDLKGSGTTSEKIIKDGLTDVAQFDIGEWKTTKLKEPNQISQENIRRIDILEKIDTDFKVSKDKGLTDDGKKILEKKLSVAPDGKEVLIDLKNGWFDFWPDKYYRWDWEFWKIASSLFVIGMTLLFTAIKLGKLCFELAFSYILANLVAPADVANGQKTKHILLNILNSFLIMIMIFISLKLYLIGMNYIHENMNGIAYVMALICLSLAVVDGPVICERIFGIDAGLKNGWGVVAGGYALGKGISKATGGIASKAGNMLKSTGNGALQVGAGVAGVASGYKNAGKASDSGQQDQKQTKGQQGKENGKESTEKQGDANGMANGTGNSSIQDEMGQLGSGTEKSQASQGEAGGGAMSLQDEIKSSGFDKDTKKEGQRTQPNLTKNTSGGTNGATPGTLQRGSNGASTSAPGTNQLGNGGKSSGAPGTSQPGNSGIPSSAPGTSQPGSNGAPSSTPGTSRPDSNGVPSSVPGTSQPGSSGVPTSAPEPSQPSYSGTPSGGDSAQGSSRPFDTTPTSTDDIPAPQRENRTIGQYAKERLSNTFHNSKTVQQTKRSYQLGQNTGESLRNKGQNKGESQKQNVNQNPRRDHRKDA from the coding sequence ATGAATGATGAGAAAGTCTTAGAAATACTAAAAACATTTAGTGAGTACTTAGAAATTGGTGGATTTACGAACTATATTCTCCGTTCGATTGGTTGGATGATTATTTTAGGATTGTCATATCTGGTAGATGCATTAGAAGGGATTACAGATAAAATTCTTTTAGTAAAAACGTTATTTGCTTCAGAAGAAGTACAGTCTTTTGTGAGAGATTTTCAACCTGTTTTGTATGTACTATTTGCTTTTTCGCTCATTTATATTGGATACACACTGATATTTAATCGGAAAACGAATCGAGAGCAAATCGCAGTCAACATTTTTATTAGTATGGGCGTAATTGTATTACTGAGTACAGCTATGATGCAAGCAGATAAATTCACAGATAAAGCGATCAAGGCGGTGGATCTCAAAGGAAGTGGAACAACAAGTGAAAAAATCATAAAAGATGGTCTCACGGATGTAGCACAGTTTGATATTGGGGAATGGAAAACCACAAAATTAAAAGAACCAAATCAAATTTCCCAAGAGAATATCAGACGAATTGATATTCTTGAGAAAATTGACACAGATTTTAAAGTCAGTAAGGATAAAGGACTAACTGATGATGGAAAAAAAATCTTAGAGAAGAAACTTAGTGTTGCACCAGATGGAAAAGAAGTACTCATAGATCTGAAAAATGGCTGGTTTGATTTTTGGCCAGATAAATACTATCGCTGGGACTGGGAGTTCTGGAAAATTGCTTCGTCTCTGTTTGTCATAGGTATGACACTGTTATTTACAGCAATCAAGCTTGGGAAATTGTGTTTTGAACTAGCTTTCAGTTACATTTTAGCAAATTTAGTTGCACCGGCAGACGTAGCGAACGGACAAAAGACAAAGCATATTCTTCTCAATATCTTAAATTCTTTTTTAATTATGATTATGATCTTCATTTCATTAAAGCTCTATCTCATCGGTATGAATTATATTCATGAAAATATGAATGGAATTGCTTATGTTATGGCTTTAATTTGTTTGAGCCTTGCCGTTGTAGATGGTCCCGTTATTTGTGAACGTATCTTTGGTATTGATGCAGGACTTAAAAATGGTTGGGGAGTCGTTGCAGGTGGATACGCACTTGGGAAAGGGATTAGTAAGGCAACCGGCGGTATAGCGTCGAAAGCTGGTAACATGTTAAAAAGTACAGGTAATGGTGCATTACAAGTGGGTGCAGGTGTCGCTGGCGTGGCAAGCGGATATAAAAATGCTGGGAAAGCAAGTGATAGCGGACAACAAGATCAGAAGCAAACAAAAGGACAGCAAGGTAAGGAAAATGGGAAAGAGAGTACAGAAAAACAAGGCGATGCCAATGGCATGGCAAATGGAACCGGTAATTCTTCTATACAGGATGAAATGGGTCAATTAGGTTCTGGAACAGAAAAAAGTCAAGCGTCCCAAGGCGAGGCAGGCGGTGGCGCAATGTCCTTGCAAGACGAAATCAAATCATCTGGTTTTGATAAAGATACGAAAAAAGAAGGACAGAGAACACAACCAAACCTTACAAAAAACACATCAGGTGGTACGAATGGAGCTACACCAGGAACGCTACAACGAGGTAGTAACGGAGCATCAACAAGTGCACCAGGAACAAATCAACTAGGTAATGGTGGAAAATCATCAGGTGCACCAGGAACATCACAACCAGGTAATAGCGGAATACCGTCAAGTGCACCAGGAACATCACAACCAGGAAGTAACGGAGCACCATCCAGTACACCAGGAACATCTCGACCAGATAGTAACGGAGTACCATCCAGTGTACCAGGAACATCACAACCAGGAAGTAGCGGAGTACCAACAAGTGCACCAGAACCTTCTCAACCAAGTTATAGTGGAACGCCATCAGGCGGTGATAGTGCTCAAGGTTCATCTCGACCATTTGATACAACTCCAACTTCTACAGATGATATTCCAGCACCACAAAGAGAAAATCGTACGATTGGGCAATATGCAAAAGAGCGTCTTTCTAATACCTTTCATAATTCTAAAACGGTACAACAGACAAAACGTTCGTATCAGCTTGGACAAAATACAGGGGAGAGTTTACGAAACAAAGGTCAAAATAAGGGGGAGAGTCAAAAGCAGAATGTAAATCAGAATCCAAGAAGAGATCATAGAAAAGATGCATAG
- a CDS encoding DNA polymerase III subunit gamma/tau — protein sequence MFQINEILKINENLKIVGGIATGKTATLKELAIKLDNVMVLDFIGEYEDLKASFEGDKLDVINLCNPDCPKVKLSKEIIDLAKQYDFVIIDETSYLFAEEVNGFLSFLQQMKEANTKIIASFQTLPPIEIDIKFPQFIMLNR from the coding sequence ATGTTTCAAATAAACGAGATATTGAAAATAAATGAAAATTTAAAGATTGTTGGCGGTATTGCTACAGGTAAAACAGCAACTTTAAAAGAACTTGCTATCAAGTTGGATAACGTAATGGTTTTAGACTTTATTGGTGAGTATGAAGATCTTAAAGCATCGTTTGAAGGAGATAAGTTAGATGTTATAAACCTATGCAATCCGGACTGTCCGAAAGTGAAATTGAGCAAAGAAATAATCGATTTAGCTAAACAATATGACTTTGTAATAATTGATGAAACATCTTATTTATTTGCTGAAGAAGTAAATGGTTTTTTATCATTTTTACAACAAATGAAAGAGGCAAACACAAAAATCATAGCCAGTTTTCAAACATTACCTCCAATAGAAATTGATATTAAATTTCCTCAATTCATTATGCTTAATCGATGA
- the mobP2 gene encoding MobP2 family relaxase, whose translation MSQSTSPSQTTVTPGVVTVSRFVTADGKTFQDYVEYVDREDAKREGGAHEKMFSLYQDYMGDTEKTSSLFTEHSNGLKENEKKDLKKMFQLAQKNKSIMWQDVITFDNQWLAEHGVYDPRTRTVDDAKLMDVTRLAMKEMLKRERLEHTAIWSGAIHYNTDNLHIHVATVEPFPTRDRGKRKQKTLDAMKGKVVQNIMDRGQEQKQINDLIRKNMVAKKKEDSTFTWRNRELKPLFQFIYKRLPEDKRQWQYSYNTLRPLRPHLDALTQKYIEKHHKEDYKQFLQKLDKEVEVLKRAYGEGSGDKKRYENYKENKIEELHKRMGNAFLQEMKAYDKERQRIDKMLDRKPRDRKNFQQNISMQYALKKMEGAFKSEYESWKNQRYYERLQRDIQQQNERGYER comes from the coding sequence GTGAGTCAATCAACAAGTCCCTCACAAACAACAGTGACACCTGGTGTCGTGACCGTGTCTCGGTTTGTTACCGCCGATGGCAAAACATTTCAAGATTATGTGGAGTATGTTGACCGAGAGGATGCGAAAAGAGAAGGGGGAGCTCATGAGAAAATGTTTTCTCTGTATCAGGATTATATGGGAGATACGGAGAAAACATCTTCACTCTTTACGGAGCATAGTAACGGTTTAAAGGAAAATGAAAAGAAAGATCTGAAAAAGATGTTCCAGCTCGCACAAAAGAATAAGAGTATCATGTGGCAAGATGTCATCACATTTGATAATCAGTGGCTCGCTGAACACGGTGTTTATGATCCCAGGACACGTACTGTAGATGATGCAAAGTTGATGGATGTCACGCGGTTAGCGATGAAAGAAATGTTGAAAAGAGAGCGATTAGAACATACAGCTATATGGTCAGGAGCGATTCACTATAACACGGATAACCTTCACATTCATGTCGCAACTGTTGAACCATTTCCAACTAGAGACCGTGGGAAGCGGAAACAAAAAACGTTAGATGCCATGAAAGGAAAAGTGGTTCAAAATATTATGGATCGTGGTCAGGAACAAAAACAAATTAATGATTTGATTCGAAAGAATATGGTTGCCAAAAAGAAAGAGGATTCCACATTCACATGGCGCAACCGAGAGCTAAAGCCACTATTCCAGTTCATTTATAAACGTTTACCAGAGGATAAAAGGCAATGGCAATATAGCTACAATACATTGCGTCCCCTCCGTCCTCATCTTGATGCATTAACGCAGAAATATATTGAGAAGCATCATAAAGAAGATTATAAACAGTTTCTTCAAAAGTTAGATAAAGAGGTGGAGGTATTAAAGCGAGCTTATGGAGAAGGGTCTGGTGATAAGAAACGATATGAAAATTATAAGGAAAATAAAATAGAAGAGCTTCACAAACGAATGGGCAACGCATTTTTGCAAGAGATGAAAGCCTACGATAAAGAACGACAACGTATTGATAAAATGTTAGATCGAAAGCCTAGAGATCGAAAAAACTTTCAGCAAAATATTTCGATGCAATATGCACTCAAAAAGATGGAAGGTGCATTTAAAAGTGAGTATGAAAGTTGGAAAAACCAACGTTATTATGAACGCCTTCAGAGGGATATCCAACAACAAAATGAGAGGGGATATGAACGATGA
- a CDS encoding VirB4 family type IV secretion system protein — translation MGVSVLNFFKRKQKKEEKKEKKQISKELVSQIQPQGGIKFKELYVQNGDGLQTCVHVYGYQTTVNDFWQEPIMNIPNVITTLDIISDSRKIVIESINKSMAEQSVRHANAKENIERIEAEQQFKELEQLYQQVSKGEVLKRVHLRIYISARTMAELEKQAKEVMETLESYNFRGAIFLNEQEHEWASLTSSFEMQKQYINKRNGKEIPALSLAGGFPFHFTFLNDPYGIYYGTTKTKGSVIFDLFHKDKQRKSYNGVVIGKMGAGKSTLLKKIMSDNAMKGYKIRGFDITGEFEDIVQEYNGRQIALDGSQGKINPLQVYKTAETEEGSFTQHLSKMSIFYRFIAPEAKDDEIKEYENLLRKMYVAKKLWSDEAGAVNHITSLPANEYPIFSDYLHFVRTELYEDIEKEIYRSNVSPTRKERLELIELNLINLVDNYGHLFNGISTIDDFSKEQIVFFSLRHLMSLKEEIYQAQIFSVMNLMWDEMLENGKPQWKAFDRKELKFEDVMRFLIIMDEAHHLINTSERSQHAVDFTIKFSREARKYFAGIVFASHSIRDFVPEDASVAAVEKIKTLFELTQYKFIMQQDSNNLDMLRRVFAGQISTSELNEIPFLPTGDVLLCISAVKNILFKVDVTEEELALFGGGA, via the coding sequence ATGGGTGTGTCTGTACTTAATTTTTTTAAGAGAAAACAAAAGAAAGAAGAGAAAAAAGAAAAGAAACAAATCAGTAAGGAATTAGTTTCCCAAATTCAACCGCAAGGGGGAATCAAATTCAAGGAGTTATATGTCCAAAATGGAGATGGATTACAAACGTGCGTTCATGTATATGGCTATCAAACTACGGTAAATGACTTTTGGCAAGAGCCTATTATGAATATACCGAATGTGATTACAACGTTAGATATTATAAGTGACAGCCGAAAAATAGTGATTGAATCCATTAATAAATCAATGGCGGAGCAAAGCGTTCGACATGCGAACGCAAAAGAAAATATTGAACGAATTGAAGCGGAACAACAGTTTAAAGAGTTGGAACAGTTGTATCAACAAGTATCAAAAGGCGAGGTGCTGAAACGAGTTCATTTACGTATCTATATTTCCGCAAGAACAATGGCAGAGCTTGAAAAACAAGCAAAAGAGGTCATGGAAACACTGGAATCTTATAATTTTAGAGGTGCCATTTTCTTAAACGAACAAGAACATGAATGGGCTTCTCTTACATCAAGTTTTGAGATGCAAAAGCAATATATTAATAAACGAAATGGGAAAGAAATACCAGCTCTTTCTTTAGCAGGAGGGTTTCCATTTCACTTTACATTTCTAAATGATCCATATGGGATTTATTACGGCACTACCAAAACAAAGGGGAGTGTCATTTTTGATTTGTTCCATAAAGATAAACAACGAAAGAGTTATAACGGCGTTGTAATTGGTAAAATGGGAGCCGGCAAGTCTACCTTATTGAAAAAAATTATGAGTGATAATGCAATGAAGGGATATAAGATTCGAGGCTTTGATATTACAGGTGAGTTTGAGGATATTGTGCAAGAATATAACGGGAGGCAAATCGCACTGGATGGGTCACAAGGGAAAATTAATCCGCTTCAAGTGTATAAGACGGCTGAAACGGAAGAAGGTTCGTTTACCCAGCATTTATCTAAAATGAGTATCTTTTATCGCTTTATTGCGCCAGAAGCAAAAGATGATGAAATTAAGGAGTATGAGAATTTACTGCGTAAAATGTATGTAGCTAAGAAATTATGGAGTGATGAAGCGGGAGCTGTCAATCATATTACGAGTTTACCAGCAAATGAATATCCGATTTTCTCAGATTATTTACATTTTGTTCGTACAGAATTATATGAAGATATAGAGAAAGAAATCTACCGTTCTAATGTGAGTCCGACTCGTAAGGAACGGTTAGAACTGATTGAATTAAACCTTATTAATTTAGTAGACAATTATGGACATTTATTTAACGGTATTTCCACGATAGACGATTTCTCTAAAGAGCAAATTGTCTTTTTTTCATTACGCCATCTCATGAGTTTAAAAGAAGAAATCTATCAAGCACAGATTTTCAGTGTGATGAACTTAATGTGGGATGAGATGCTAGAAAACGGAAAACCGCAGTGGAAAGCGTTTGATAGAAAAGAATTAAAATTTGAAGACGTAATGCGTTTTCTTATTATCATGGACGAAGCACATCATTTAATAAATACGAGTGAACGTAGTCAACATGCGGTGGATTTCACGATTAAGTTTAGCCGAGAAGCACGTAAATATTTTGCAGGGATTGTATTTGCAAGTCATTCTATTCGGGATTTTGTGCCAGAGGATGCAAGTGTGGCGGCGGTAGAAAAAATTAAGACACTCTTTGAGCTTACGCAGTACAAATTTATTATGCAACAAGATAGCAACAATCTAGATATGTTACGACGAGTGTTTGCGGGGCAAATCAGTACAAGTGAACTGAATGAAATACCGTTTTTACCAACAGGAGATGTGCTCTTATGCATTAGTGCTGTAAAGAATATTTTATTTAAAGTCGATGTAACAGAAGAAGAGTTAGCGTTGTTTGGAGGAGGGGCATAA